The following are encoded in a window of Oncorhynchus keta strain PuntledgeMale-10-30-2019 chromosome 10, Oket_V2, whole genome shotgun sequence genomic DNA:
- the LOC118375969 gene encoding NACHT, LRR and PYD domains-containing protein 12-like isoform X1: MPQRKGKMFCPGKENRLTEQRKVSASHVGKLRNKLKAILKKKYQSPPGGETEHPFYIHCDLQYPPGESSKENQHEYILSEPGYRRRHQGTCSFRNSEVDEPIRTALTKGVSGIGKTSQVRMMILNWAEGKGNQEVQLIFPLPFRELNLLKERLSLIELLYEFFPELKEPGICNLENCRVGFFFDGLDEFRRPLDFKNSLIVTNVNEVSSVPTLLTNLINGNLLPSAAHIWITSRPAAVSRIPLQYIDRVSEIEGFTDSQKEEFFRRAINDENQAKAVITYLKNSKGLYNLCQIPFICSISASILEKQTYVPDKTCEPVALTPLFNDLLILLQMANHNVKIVNELGELALKQLVKGNTVFYEEDLRECNIDARVAAVYAKGNIPIFREDIGLHQQKIYYFGHTTIQEFFGALRFLQSVDVQDENRAVNQKTQFERTLWFFRDATQLKSAVDMTLRSKTGHMDLFLRFLLGIAQNFNQMFSEAGFTSSTTLPEMLVYIKEKVLENPASPRTLNLLNCLRELKDYSLDNDSVHFLKTGIPPDAKYPPSHWSDLASLLVASESGPIDMLGLEVENRGDKELLRMLPVIKASQTATLSYHNLTEKSCECLGSALTSKVSNLKTLDLSFNTLKDCGVQLLAAGLAKPHCRLERLKLSGCRVKQNGFAALAKALKSNPSHLRELDLSGNEPEESGVFHLVDGLKVVKCELQILKLSNCKLGLELCRALAVLLIDNPRHLRELDVSMNDLGDRGVKLLMDTLKSTQIYKLELYCCQLTEKCCENMFGCLVNIPSLRELNLSNNNLKDEGVKMLCKAFGLPACQLEKLNLASCGFTSGGCRCLVGGFSFSPTFLKQLDISRNHLGHSDVAFFLFLKTIRFSLETLRLSDCKMTELCCPELVEALRSSLTNLKELDLSGNELGDIGVKTLCMGLTSTTCKLERLFLRCCGITVKGCSSLAVALKSSRSSITELGLTGNDTGEEGLRILSDIRDNQRYKLQTLEIND, translated from the exons ATGCCGCAGAGAAAGGG GAAAATGTTTTGCCCTGGGAAAGAAAACCGATTGACTGAACAAAG GAAAGTCTCTGCCTCCCATGTGGGAAAACTCCGCAATAAGTTAAAAGCCATCCTGAAGAAAAAGTACCAAAGTCCACCAGGGGGAGAAACTGAGCATCCATTTTATATACATTGTGATCTCCAGTATCCACCTGGTGAAAGTAGCAAGGAGAACCAACATGAGTACATTCTATCTGAGCCAGGCTACAGGAGAAGACATCAAGGAACATGTTCATTCCGAAACTCAGAAGTCGATGAGCCTATCAGAACAGCTCTGACAAAGGGCGTCTCTGGTATTGGCAAAACTAGCCAGGTGCGGATGATGATTCTTAACTGGGCAGAGGGAAAAGGAAACCAGGAAGTTCAACTAATATTTCCCCTTCCTTTCCGAGAGCTGAATTTGCTGAAGGAGAGACTGAGTCTGATTGAACTTCTTTACGAGTTTTTCCCAGAATTGAAAGAACCTGGAATTTGCAACTTGGAGAACTGCAGAGTTGGGTTCTTCTTTGACGGGCTGGATGAATTCCGTCGTCCTCTCGACTTCAAGAACAGCCTGATTGTGACCAATGTCAACGAGGTTTCCTCTGTGCCGACACTGTTGACAAACCTCATTAACGGTAATCTCCTTCCCTCCGCCGCTCACATATGGATTACATCCAGACCTGCGGCAGTCAGTCGCATCCCTCTTCAGTACATTGACAGAGTGTCAGAAATCGAAGGCTTCACCGACTCCCAGAAAGAGGAGTTCTTCAGGAGAGCAATCAATGACGAGAACCAGGCCAAAGCAGTTATCACCTACTTGAAGAACTCAAAGGGCCTCTACAACTTGTGCCAGATACCTTTTATCTGTTCAATCTCAGCGTCAATCCTCGAGAAACAGACATATGTACCCGACAAAACATGCGAACCTGTCGCACTAACTCCATTATTTAACGACCTACTCATCCTGTTACAAATGGCGAACCACAATGTAAAGATAGTTAACGAATTGGGGGAACTAGCCTTGAAGCAGTTGGTGAAAGGCAACACGGTTTTCTACGAGGAAGACCTACGAGAGTGCAACATTGATGCCCGAGTGGCAGCTGTGTACGCAAAAGGGAACATACCCATCTTCAGGGAGGATATTGGGCTGCACCAACAGAAGATCTACTACTTTGGGCATACCACCATTCAGGAGTTCTTTGGCGCATTGCGGTTTCTTCAATCTGTTGACGTCCAGGACGAAAACCGGGCTGTCAACCAGAAAACCCAGTTCGAAAGAACTCTCTGGTTTTTTAGAGATGCCACCCAACTCAAGAGCGCGGTGGACATGACTTTGCGGAGCAAGACCGGACACATGGACCTCTTCCTTCGCTTCCTCCTCGGCATTGCTCAGAACTTTAACCAGATGTTCTCTGAGGCTGGCTTCACCTCGTCTACTACCCTTCCGGAAATGTTAGTGTACATCAAGGAGAAGGTCTTGGAGAATCCCGCTTCGCCGAGGACCCTCAACCTGCTGAACTGCCTGAGGGAACTGAAAGACTATTCTCTAGACAACGATAGTGTGCACTTTCTCAAGACGGGAATCCCCCCAGATGCCAAATATCCACCTTCACATTGGTCCGACCTGGCCTCTCTGTTAGTGGCATCGGAGTCTGGGCCGATAGACATGCTTGGGTTGGaagtagagaacagaggagacaagGAACTTCTGAGGATGCTGCCAGTGATCAAAGCTTCCCAGACAGCCAC ACTGTCGTATCACAACCTGACTGAGAAATCCTGTGAATGTCTGGGCTCGGCGCTCACCTCAAAGGTGTCCAATCTGAAAACTCTGGACCTGAGTTTCAACACGCTGAAGGACTGCGGAGTGCAGCTGTTGGCGGCCGGCTTGGCCAAGCCACACTGCCGACTGGAAAGACTGAAACTGTCCGGCTGCAGGGTGAAACAGAATGGCTTTGCAGCTCTGGCCAAAGCTCTCAAATCCAACCCGTCGCATCTGCGAGAGCTGGATCTGAGTGGCAACGAACCGGAAGAATCGGGGGTGTTTCATCTCGTTGACGGACTAAAGGTTGTTAAGTGCGAACTGCAGATCCTGAA GCTCTCAAACTGCAAGCTGGGCCTGGAGCTGTGTCGCGCTCTGGCGGTGTTGCTGATAGACAACCCCAGACACCTGCGAGAGCTGGACGTCAGCATGAACGACCTGGGAGACCGGGGGGTGAAGCTGCTCATGGACACACTGAAGTCAACCCAGATATACAAACTGGA GTTGTACTGTTGTCAGCTCACTGAGAAATGCTGTGAGAACATGTTTGGATGTCTGGTGAACATCCCCAGTCTGAGGGAGCTCAACCTGAGCAACAACAACCTGAAGGACGAGGGGGTCAAGATGCTCTGCAAAGCCTTCGGACTGCCCGCCTGTCAACTGGAGAAACTCAA TCTGGCGAGCTGTGGCTTCACGTCTGGAGGCTGTCGATGTCTGGTTGGAGGGTTCAGTTTCAGCCCCACCTTCCTCAAACAGCTGGATATCAGCAGGAACCACCTGGGCCACTCAGATGTCGCATTTTTCCTGTTCCTCAAAACTATACGCTTTTCACTGGAGACCCTACG ACTGAGTGACTGTAAGATGACAGAGCTATGCTGTCCAGAGCTGGTCGAAGCTCTCCGCTCCAGTCTCACCAACCTGAAAGAGCTGGATCTATCTGGAAATGAACTGGGAGACATCGGTGTGAAAACACTCTGCATGGGACTGACCTCAACAACCTGTAAACTGGAGAGACTGTT TCTGAGATGCTGTGGAATCACAGTAAAGGGCTGCTCCTCCCTCGCCGTAGCCCTGAAGTCCAGCCGCTCCAGCATCACAGAACTAGGCCTGACGGGAAATGACACGGGAGAAGAAGGACTGAGAATTCTCTCTGACATCAGGGACAACCAACGCTACAAACTACAGACTCTAGA AATAAACGATTGA
- the LOC118375969 gene encoding NACHT, LRR and PYD domains-containing protein 12-like isoform X2, protein MKMFCPGKENRLTEQRKVSASHVGKLRNKLKAILKKKYQSPPGGETEHPFYIHCDLQYPPGESSKENQHEYILSEPGYRRRHQGTCSFRNSEVDEPIRTALTKGVSGIGKTSQVRMMILNWAEGKGNQEVQLIFPLPFRELNLLKERLSLIELLYEFFPELKEPGICNLENCRVGFFFDGLDEFRRPLDFKNSLIVTNVNEVSSVPTLLTNLINGNLLPSAAHIWITSRPAAVSRIPLQYIDRVSEIEGFTDSQKEEFFRRAINDENQAKAVITYLKNSKGLYNLCQIPFICSISASILEKQTYVPDKTCEPVALTPLFNDLLILLQMANHNVKIVNELGELALKQLVKGNTVFYEEDLRECNIDARVAAVYAKGNIPIFREDIGLHQQKIYYFGHTTIQEFFGALRFLQSVDVQDENRAVNQKTQFERTLWFFRDATQLKSAVDMTLRSKTGHMDLFLRFLLGIAQNFNQMFSEAGFTSSTTLPEMLVYIKEKVLENPASPRTLNLLNCLRELKDYSLDNDSVHFLKTGIPPDAKYPPSHWSDLASLLVASESGPIDMLGLEVENRGDKELLRMLPVIKASQTATLSYHNLTEKSCECLGSALTSKVSNLKTLDLSFNTLKDCGVQLLAAGLAKPHCRLERLKLSGCRVKQNGFAALAKALKSNPSHLRELDLSGNEPEESGVFHLVDGLKVVKCELQILKLSNCKLGLELCRALAVLLIDNPRHLRELDVSMNDLGDRGVKLLMDTLKSTQIYKLELYCCQLTEKCCENMFGCLVNIPSLRELNLSNNNLKDEGVKMLCKAFGLPACQLEKLNLASCGFTSGGCRCLVGGFSFSPTFLKQLDISRNHLGHSDVAFFLFLKTIRFSLETLRLSDCKMTELCCPELVEALRSSLTNLKELDLSGNELGDIGVKTLCMGLTSTTCKLERLFLRCCGITVKGCSSLAVALKSSRSSITELGLTGNDTGEEGLRILSDIRDNQRYKLQTLEIND, encoded by the exons AT GAAAATGTTTTGCCCTGGGAAAGAAAACCGATTGACTGAACAAAG GAAAGTCTCTGCCTCCCATGTGGGAAAACTCCGCAATAAGTTAAAAGCCATCCTGAAGAAAAAGTACCAAAGTCCACCAGGGGGAGAAACTGAGCATCCATTTTATATACATTGTGATCTCCAGTATCCACCTGGTGAAAGTAGCAAGGAGAACCAACATGAGTACATTCTATCTGAGCCAGGCTACAGGAGAAGACATCAAGGAACATGTTCATTCCGAAACTCAGAAGTCGATGAGCCTATCAGAACAGCTCTGACAAAGGGCGTCTCTGGTATTGGCAAAACTAGCCAGGTGCGGATGATGATTCTTAACTGGGCAGAGGGAAAAGGAAACCAGGAAGTTCAACTAATATTTCCCCTTCCTTTCCGAGAGCTGAATTTGCTGAAGGAGAGACTGAGTCTGATTGAACTTCTTTACGAGTTTTTCCCAGAATTGAAAGAACCTGGAATTTGCAACTTGGAGAACTGCAGAGTTGGGTTCTTCTTTGACGGGCTGGATGAATTCCGTCGTCCTCTCGACTTCAAGAACAGCCTGATTGTGACCAATGTCAACGAGGTTTCCTCTGTGCCGACACTGTTGACAAACCTCATTAACGGTAATCTCCTTCCCTCCGCCGCTCACATATGGATTACATCCAGACCTGCGGCAGTCAGTCGCATCCCTCTTCAGTACATTGACAGAGTGTCAGAAATCGAAGGCTTCACCGACTCCCAGAAAGAGGAGTTCTTCAGGAGAGCAATCAATGACGAGAACCAGGCCAAAGCAGTTATCACCTACTTGAAGAACTCAAAGGGCCTCTACAACTTGTGCCAGATACCTTTTATCTGTTCAATCTCAGCGTCAATCCTCGAGAAACAGACATATGTACCCGACAAAACATGCGAACCTGTCGCACTAACTCCATTATTTAACGACCTACTCATCCTGTTACAAATGGCGAACCACAATGTAAAGATAGTTAACGAATTGGGGGAACTAGCCTTGAAGCAGTTGGTGAAAGGCAACACGGTTTTCTACGAGGAAGACCTACGAGAGTGCAACATTGATGCCCGAGTGGCAGCTGTGTACGCAAAAGGGAACATACCCATCTTCAGGGAGGATATTGGGCTGCACCAACAGAAGATCTACTACTTTGGGCATACCACCATTCAGGAGTTCTTTGGCGCATTGCGGTTTCTTCAATCTGTTGACGTCCAGGACGAAAACCGGGCTGTCAACCAGAAAACCCAGTTCGAAAGAACTCTCTGGTTTTTTAGAGATGCCACCCAACTCAAGAGCGCGGTGGACATGACTTTGCGGAGCAAGACCGGACACATGGACCTCTTCCTTCGCTTCCTCCTCGGCATTGCTCAGAACTTTAACCAGATGTTCTCTGAGGCTGGCTTCACCTCGTCTACTACCCTTCCGGAAATGTTAGTGTACATCAAGGAGAAGGTCTTGGAGAATCCCGCTTCGCCGAGGACCCTCAACCTGCTGAACTGCCTGAGGGAACTGAAAGACTATTCTCTAGACAACGATAGTGTGCACTTTCTCAAGACGGGAATCCCCCCAGATGCCAAATATCCACCTTCACATTGGTCCGACCTGGCCTCTCTGTTAGTGGCATCGGAGTCTGGGCCGATAGACATGCTTGGGTTGGaagtagagaacagaggagacaagGAACTTCTGAGGATGCTGCCAGTGATCAAAGCTTCCCAGACAGCCAC ACTGTCGTATCACAACCTGACTGAGAAATCCTGTGAATGTCTGGGCTCGGCGCTCACCTCAAAGGTGTCCAATCTGAAAACTCTGGACCTGAGTTTCAACACGCTGAAGGACTGCGGAGTGCAGCTGTTGGCGGCCGGCTTGGCCAAGCCACACTGCCGACTGGAAAGACTGAAACTGTCCGGCTGCAGGGTGAAACAGAATGGCTTTGCAGCTCTGGCCAAAGCTCTCAAATCCAACCCGTCGCATCTGCGAGAGCTGGATCTGAGTGGCAACGAACCGGAAGAATCGGGGGTGTTTCATCTCGTTGACGGACTAAAGGTTGTTAAGTGCGAACTGCAGATCCTGAA GCTCTCAAACTGCAAGCTGGGCCTGGAGCTGTGTCGCGCTCTGGCGGTGTTGCTGATAGACAACCCCAGACACCTGCGAGAGCTGGACGTCAGCATGAACGACCTGGGAGACCGGGGGGTGAAGCTGCTCATGGACACACTGAAGTCAACCCAGATATACAAACTGGA GTTGTACTGTTGTCAGCTCACTGAGAAATGCTGTGAGAACATGTTTGGATGTCTGGTGAACATCCCCAGTCTGAGGGAGCTCAACCTGAGCAACAACAACCTGAAGGACGAGGGGGTCAAGATGCTCTGCAAAGCCTTCGGACTGCCCGCCTGTCAACTGGAGAAACTCAA TCTGGCGAGCTGTGGCTTCACGTCTGGAGGCTGTCGATGTCTGGTTGGAGGGTTCAGTTTCAGCCCCACCTTCCTCAAACAGCTGGATATCAGCAGGAACCACCTGGGCCACTCAGATGTCGCATTTTTCCTGTTCCTCAAAACTATACGCTTTTCACTGGAGACCCTACG ACTGAGTGACTGTAAGATGACAGAGCTATGCTGTCCAGAGCTGGTCGAAGCTCTCCGCTCCAGTCTCACCAACCTGAAAGAGCTGGATCTATCTGGAAATGAACTGGGAGACATCGGTGTGAAAACACTCTGCATGGGACTGACCTCAACAACCTGTAAACTGGAGAGACTGTT TCTGAGATGCTGTGGAATCACAGTAAAGGGCTGCTCCTCCCTCGCCGTAGCCCTGAAGTCCAGCCGCTCCAGCATCACAGAACTAGGCCTGACGGGAAATGACACGGGAGAAGAAGGACTGAGAATTCTCTCTGACATCAGGGACAACCAACGCTACAAACTACAGACTCTAGA AATAAACGATTGA
- the LOC118375969 gene encoding NACHT, LRR and PYD domains-containing protein 12-like isoform X3: MFCPGKENRLTEQRKVSASHVGKLRNKLKAILKKKYQSPPGGETEHPFYIHCDLQYPPGESSKENQHEYILSEPGYRRRHQGTCSFRNSEVDEPIRTALTKGVSGIGKTSQVRMMILNWAEGKGNQEVQLIFPLPFRELNLLKERLSLIELLYEFFPELKEPGICNLENCRVGFFFDGLDEFRRPLDFKNSLIVTNVNEVSSVPTLLTNLINGNLLPSAAHIWITSRPAAVSRIPLQYIDRVSEIEGFTDSQKEEFFRRAINDENQAKAVITYLKNSKGLYNLCQIPFICSISASILEKQTYVPDKTCEPVALTPLFNDLLILLQMANHNVKIVNELGELALKQLVKGNTVFYEEDLRECNIDARVAAVYAKGNIPIFREDIGLHQQKIYYFGHTTIQEFFGALRFLQSVDVQDENRAVNQKTQFERTLWFFRDATQLKSAVDMTLRSKTGHMDLFLRFLLGIAQNFNQMFSEAGFTSSTTLPEMLVYIKEKVLENPASPRTLNLLNCLRELKDYSLDNDSVHFLKTGIPPDAKYPPSHWSDLASLLVASESGPIDMLGLEVENRGDKELLRMLPVIKASQTATLSYHNLTEKSCECLGSALTSKVSNLKTLDLSFNTLKDCGVQLLAAGLAKPHCRLERLKLSGCRVKQNGFAALAKALKSNPSHLRELDLSGNEPEESGVFHLVDGLKVVKCELQILKLSNCKLGLELCRALAVLLIDNPRHLRELDVSMNDLGDRGVKLLMDTLKSTQIYKLELYCCQLTEKCCENMFGCLVNIPSLRELNLSNNNLKDEGVKMLCKAFGLPACQLEKLNLASCGFTSGGCRCLVGGFSFSPTFLKQLDISRNHLGHSDVAFFLFLKTIRFSLETLRLSDCKMTELCCPELVEALRSSLTNLKELDLSGNELGDIGVKTLCMGLTSTTCKLERLFLRCCGITVKGCSSLAVALKSSRSSITELGLTGNDTGEEGLRILSDIRDNQRYKLQTLEIND, from the exons ATGTTTTGCCCTGGGAAAGAAAACCGATTGACTGAACAAAG GAAAGTCTCTGCCTCCCATGTGGGAAAACTCCGCAATAAGTTAAAAGCCATCCTGAAGAAAAAGTACCAAAGTCCACCAGGGGGAGAAACTGAGCATCCATTTTATATACATTGTGATCTCCAGTATCCACCTGGTGAAAGTAGCAAGGAGAACCAACATGAGTACATTCTATCTGAGCCAGGCTACAGGAGAAGACATCAAGGAACATGTTCATTCCGAAACTCAGAAGTCGATGAGCCTATCAGAACAGCTCTGACAAAGGGCGTCTCTGGTATTGGCAAAACTAGCCAGGTGCGGATGATGATTCTTAACTGGGCAGAGGGAAAAGGAAACCAGGAAGTTCAACTAATATTTCCCCTTCCTTTCCGAGAGCTGAATTTGCTGAAGGAGAGACTGAGTCTGATTGAACTTCTTTACGAGTTTTTCCCAGAATTGAAAGAACCTGGAATTTGCAACTTGGAGAACTGCAGAGTTGGGTTCTTCTTTGACGGGCTGGATGAATTCCGTCGTCCTCTCGACTTCAAGAACAGCCTGATTGTGACCAATGTCAACGAGGTTTCCTCTGTGCCGACACTGTTGACAAACCTCATTAACGGTAATCTCCTTCCCTCCGCCGCTCACATATGGATTACATCCAGACCTGCGGCAGTCAGTCGCATCCCTCTTCAGTACATTGACAGAGTGTCAGAAATCGAAGGCTTCACCGACTCCCAGAAAGAGGAGTTCTTCAGGAGAGCAATCAATGACGAGAACCAGGCCAAAGCAGTTATCACCTACTTGAAGAACTCAAAGGGCCTCTACAACTTGTGCCAGATACCTTTTATCTGTTCAATCTCAGCGTCAATCCTCGAGAAACAGACATATGTACCCGACAAAACATGCGAACCTGTCGCACTAACTCCATTATTTAACGACCTACTCATCCTGTTACAAATGGCGAACCACAATGTAAAGATAGTTAACGAATTGGGGGAACTAGCCTTGAAGCAGTTGGTGAAAGGCAACACGGTTTTCTACGAGGAAGACCTACGAGAGTGCAACATTGATGCCCGAGTGGCAGCTGTGTACGCAAAAGGGAACATACCCATCTTCAGGGAGGATATTGGGCTGCACCAACAGAAGATCTACTACTTTGGGCATACCACCATTCAGGAGTTCTTTGGCGCATTGCGGTTTCTTCAATCTGTTGACGTCCAGGACGAAAACCGGGCTGTCAACCAGAAAACCCAGTTCGAAAGAACTCTCTGGTTTTTTAGAGATGCCACCCAACTCAAGAGCGCGGTGGACATGACTTTGCGGAGCAAGACCGGACACATGGACCTCTTCCTTCGCTTCCTCCTCGGCATTGCTCAGAACTTTAACCAGATGTTCTCTGAGGCTGGCTTCACCTCGTCTACTACCCTTCCGGAAATGTTAGTGTACATCAAGGAGAAGGTCTTGGAGAATCCCGCTTCGCCGAGGACCCTCAACCTGCTGAACTGCCTGAGGGAACTGAAAGACTATTCTCTAGACAACGATAGTGTGCACTTTCTCAAGACGGGAATCCCCCCAGATGCCAAATATCCACCTTCACATTGGTCCGACCTGGCCTCTCTGTTAGTGGCATCGGAGTCTGGGCCGATAGACATGCTTGGGTTGGaagtagagaacagaggagacaagGAACTTCTGAGGATGCTGCCAGTGATCAAAGCTTCCCAGACAGCCAC ACTGTCGTATCACAACCTGACTGAGAAATCCTGTGAATGTCTGGGCTCGGCGCTCACCTCAAAGGTGTCCAATCTGAAAACTCTGGACCTGAGTTTCAACACGCTGAAGGACTGCGGAGTGCAGCTGTTGGCGGCCGGCTTGGCCAAGCCACACTGCCGACTGGAAAGACTGAAACTGTCCGGCTGCAGGGTGAAACAGAATGGCTTTGCAGCTCTGGCCAAAGCTCTCAAATCCAACCCGTCGCATCTGCGAGAGCTGGATCTGAGTGGCAACGAACCGGAAGAATCGGGGGTGTTTCATCTCGTTGACGGACTAAAGGTTGTTAAGTGCGAACTGCAGATCCTGAA GCTCTCAAACTGCAAGCTGGGCCTGGAGCTGTGTCGCGCTCTGGCGGTGTTGCTGATAGACAACCCCAGACACCTGCGAGAGCTGGACGTCAGCATGAACGACCTGGGAGACCGGGGGGTGAAGCTGCTCATGGACACACTGAAGTCAACCCAGATATACAAACTGGA GTTGTACTGTTGTCAGCTCACTGAGAAATGCTGTGAGAACATGTTTGGATGTCTGGTGAACATCCCCAGTCTGAGGGAGCTCAACCTGAGCAACAACAACCTGAAGGACGAGGGGGTCAAGATGCTCTGCAAAGCCTTCGGACTGCCCGCCTGTCAACTGGAGAAACTCAA TCTGGCGAGCTGTGGCTTCACGTCTGGAGGCTGTCGATGTCTGGTTGGAGGGTTCAGTTTCAGCCCCACCTTCCTCAAACAGCTGGATATCAGCAGGAACCACCTGGGCCACTCAGATGTCGCATTTTTCCTGTTCCTCAAAACTATACGCTTTTCACTGGAGACCCTACG ACTGAGTGACTGTAAGATGACAGAGCTATGCTGTCCAGAGCTGGTCGAAGCTCTCCGCTCCAGTCTCACCAACCTGAAAGAGCTGGATCTATCTGGAAATGAACTGGGAGACATCGGTGTGAAAACACTCTGCATGGGACTGACCTCAACAACCTGTAAACTGGAGAGACTGTT TCTGAGATGCTGTGGAATCACAGTAAAGGGCTGCTCCTCCCTCGCCGTAGCCCTGAAGTCCAGCCGCTCCAGCATCACAGAACTAGGCCTGACGGGAAATGACACGGGAGAAGAAGGACTGAGAATTCTCTCTGACATCAGGGACAACCAACGCTACAAACTACAGACTCTAGA AATAAACGATTGA